The following are from one region of the Arachis duranensis cultivar V14167 chromosome 10, aradu.V14167.gnm2.J7QH, whole genome shotgun sequence genome:
- the LOC107470483 gene encoding uncharacterized protein LOC107470483 has translation MESVAVTYGGARERESELGSRREKGETRASHHHFCRSKPCCPRWGPHCCRPPPLLVILSYCTVVTAVLVTGCGVGDHRNHHRSYRYFNLAVRPCLGLSYGS, from the exons ATGGAGTCGGTTGCCGTCACTTATGGTGGagccagagagagagagagcgagcTCGGGAGCCgaagagagaaaggagagaCCCGCGCCAGCCACCACCACTTCTGCCGCTCGAAACCCTGCTGCCCCCGCTGGGGACCGCACTGTTG TCGTCCGCCGCCGCTGCTTGTTATTCTGAGCTACTGCACCGTTGTTACCGCCGTTCTGGTCACCGGGTGTGGCGTGGGTGATCACCGGAACCACCATCGGAGTTACCGTTATTTCAATTTAGCCGTTCGTCCTTGTTTGG